Part of the Candidozyma auris chromosome 4, complete sequence genome, GTGTAGGACGCATTGAAGGATGTCGTTGGCACATCTTCCAAGACAGCGTTCACGTTGTTATTCACAGCGTAATACCACGCACCATTCTTATCGTTCGTGTAGGGAGGGTCCTTGAATGCCCTAGGGTCGTTCGGCCTTGCCCTCGACCAGAAACGTGCTGATCTGTCATTACCAGCTGAGCACAAAATATGACCCAAGGGATGATACTCCAATGCGTGAATTGCCCGCTCGTGGGCATAGGGGATTCTGTGGACGGCCTCGACGCTCTTTCCTCGTAAGTCCTCGTCATCTGGAATGTATTTATCAAGAATGTAGTGGGCCATAGACCCGTCGTAGGCTCCTGTGGTGATGAGACAAGGGTGCACTGGGTGCCATTCAACACTGGATAAATCAGCTTCAGCGTCTCTTATGACTACAAAATCAGACATGGTCCGTAGGTCAAAGATCCGGCACGAGCGGTCTCTGGAGACCGATGCAAGGAGACGGTTGGTGCCCTCCTTCTGGAacttcgtcttcatcaccgTATTCTTAAACCCATGCAACGTAGTGACACACTCGGCGCTTCTTGGATCCCagagcttcaacaagttaTCCTTGGATCCTGTGACCACCAATCCCAAGTTCGGGTGCCAGTCAGCGCACTTGACGTCCCAGTGATGGCCCGAAAGCGTTCTTTCCTCCTTACCGTTATTAAAGTTCCATATTTTCGCCAGCGAGTCGTCCGAGCAACTGAGGAATTTCGTGTCGTTCGGCAGGAACGCAATGTCTCTTACCGCGTCTTTGTGGGCCTGCACTATGTTGacgttgttgaagttgggCTGCCAGTACTTGATGGTTCCATCTTGGTCTCCAGAAAGAAGCCACTCATCGTTATGGGAATACTTCAACGCTAGCACCGCCAGATCGTGGGCCTGCATGATGGTTTCAAAGTTGAACGTCATCCCGTTCCACACGGTGAACTCTCCACTGTGTGAAGCTACCACAAGTCTCCGTCCCTCTGGAGTCCATTTCACCGTGTTGATCAGGTGCTTGGCCTTATTCGAGGACAAATGAACGAACTTCAGCTGTACTTCAAGCACCGCTGGGTTAGTATTGATTTTGCCTCTCTTGTATGCCAACGCCGGAAGCAAGTCGATCAAGTAAGAAGACTCAGGTCGAACTTCACCTATGCTGTAATTTGTGTCGCCAAACGCTTTGCGCAAATACCAGCGCCCCATTGAGTTGCCATGGTCGAGAGTACGGCGGTGGAGGccctttttttcctgcGCCTGGAGTTGCTGGTCAATATTTTGCTGGTAACGCTGGGACATGGCACTAAGGTGAAGGTTGTAGGTGAGGTTTGATGCGCGAAGGTGTAGTAGTAGTTAGTGGGATGAGTTGGGGTACACCgaatgaagaattttgtGATGAAGGGAGGCGGAAGAGATTTTATACGTGGGGTTTAAGAGACGGTGATGTTAAGTTTGAATGGTTACACACGAAATTGTTTCATGAGGTGCAGAAGAGCTCCACGaatgctttctttttaaatggctgcgaaaagttTGTTAGCACGTTCCTATCAAAATGTATAGATTATCGCAAGAACCGCAAGCAATTCGGCTCAATAAACTGACAATGACTTTTACTAAGCAAATAGAACCCTCATTACCTTACTGAACTTAGAATTGAGAAGCTCTCTTGTTTAGGGGGCTGTGCCACATACTTCTGTCAGAACACGATTATGACTTCAACAACCTAAAGTCTTGATCCATATGAAAAATTAAGATGGGAAATGAAAGCGTAAAGACTTTAAGAGCCGAAAATGTTTCGCTGAACTACTTTTAATGAAACTTGAGTTTGATCAATATGAGGTGCAATGTGCGTGGTGCCGAAGCTACTCATAAACGACTCCCTATCTTTGGTCCGAATCGTGACTTAGAAGGCAATGAATGTGAAAATAAAGCATAGGTACGATAAAAAACATACGGTTATTGTCTGAAGGCATGTTAAAAGTGGAACCACGGGGCAACTGTGGATTCGAATGCACGTGATGTCAATCACATGCCCAATTTTGTGAATGCCTATCATCCCACCTATATGAAAGCAGTCAAGTTCCGCCTTATCTGAATCTCCAAAAAGATCCTTTTCTGAGACATATGAGCTCCATTTCTCTTGGACCGTCAGAACAACAGACCGTAAAGTTattcttttgttgaagaagcaatcACGTGCTAGGGGCACGTGTGAGGCCGTTATGTGGGGAATTACTAATTGTAACGAGTCTATTGCTTTGAAGCTTTCATTTCACTATCAACTTTTCCCAGCAATGGTCGCCATATACTACCACGACAACCTAGATACGCCAGAAAACTTCACAGAAGACCACGACTCGGGGGTCCCCGTGCCCGAGGAAAGATTGTCAGAAATCGGTGTCTTTTATCGTTACATTGACAATATGGAagatttggagaaaatTGCTAAGGAAAGAGACTACAAGAACAGGGATCAGATTGCGCTCAATTTGGACACATTCAAAGGAGACCAAAAAGCCTTTGACGCTAAAATGGCCCAGTTTTACAAAGAACACTAccatgaagatgaggaaatcAGGTACATCTTGGATGGAGAGGGTTTCTTCGATGTGCGAGACCCGGAGGACAGATGGATCAGGGCTAAGCTCAACAAGGGTgatttgttgattttgccTGCTGGCATTTATCACCGCTTCACCTTGTCTAAGAGACTTCAGTATGTGAAGGCTATGAGACTCTTCAAAGATGAACCTAAATGGGAGGCCATCAACAGGGATGAGGGCCGCAACACTGAGGCTCGTTTGGAATACTCCAAATCGGTGGCCAGCGCTGCTTGAGGATAGCGTGTGTAAGTATTGTTTGCATGGATGTATTATAAGGGATGAATTGTGAAAATTGCATGTGTAGCACTGTGAAGGTGAGCGGAGTTTAATGTAGTGATGTTTTGTATTGTGATCTATATTACCCACTCAGATGCAACCTCTTTCCTTTCAATCAGCACGATGATCTATGTACATTTGTTCTAAACTTGTGGTGGTAAGAAGCACAACCAATGTCGTCAGTATGTCGGTGTAAcctttgttgaagccaacTTTTTACAAAAATTACtgcttgttgatggagatTCCTGGCCAAGAGTTAAACTCGATACTTTGCGACAACTGCAACTCATCTCCATTAATTTTCATAGTTACAGTgaaaaatttcttcttttttttcttttttttgtaaacTAGTCATCACTGTCTCACTGTCTCATCACCTTGACTTTGTTCTTCGTCATCCACTCgtccatcttctttttggtctCCACAAGCTCCTTTTCGATCGTCGTCTTTGTCTTTtcgagctccttcttctcttcatctaGAAGCTTGATAACGTCATCCACGGACTTCTCAACTAAAACACCACCAATCATCTTAAAACATTTTCGcccttctcttttctcaGGTGGTATGCTTGAAAGCGTTTGATCGACTATAGCGTGTTCTTGAGCTTGCGAAGATATGGAGGAGAGTTGCGATTGCAATTCTGTAAGCGCCTCCTGGTACTGGTTGAATTGAAGCTGAAGAGCCTGGGttctttgttcttctgACTGTTTTTGCTCAGACATGATTATTCAGTTGAAGATGTCGATCTCAGATCTTTCTCACCCACCACTTCTACGCTCTGAAACAGGTGCAGTACCAACCACTTAGGTCAGCATCcacaacttcaacaccCTGTGATATTACACTCTATATAGCTTATTTTTTCTCGGTAGTCTCTTTCTCGGCTGACGTAGGACGCTTCTCGCCGATGTACATGAAATTCATCACGAACAAGAACCATGCACTAAcaacggctgcaaaactGGTCATGTACAACCACGAGTTTGGAATGTCCCATGAGCGCTTGTACTCATCGTTTGCCAAGTGCCTCACAGAAACCACGCGTCTGTCCTCAATGAAAGTCAAGCCTGGGCGCTTGTAGTCCAACTCGAAGGTGAACATACCGTGGTGGTCTGGGGTAGTGAAATTGACATAGAAAATGTTGAGATCATTGGGGCCGTTCTCCTCAGAGGCACCAGGGCCCAAGATAGTTAAGTTGAGCCTGTGGTACGGATCCAACATCTTGAAAGACAATTGCAATACGTCATCTTCGGTGGCAGGAACATACGGAACCCATTTGCCGTCTTTCCACTCAGAGACACCAGCGGTGTAAACCACatcgttcttgattctgTACTGAGTGCGGTTCGAAAGACCTGGCTCGTCAGCTCTGTAGTGCTCGACGAATTGCAACTTCAAAACGCCCTTCTCTTGAAAAGTCCACTTTACCAACTCCTTAGTGAGCAACTGCTCCGAACCTACCCAGGCGAGTCTGGCGCTGTTCAAGCCCTGGAAGGCGGCGGCCAAGAAGCCCTGTTCACCAAGAGTCCATGTCTTTTCCGCAGTCAATGAAGCATCCTTGGGGTTAACGGTGTAGGAGGTCTTAGGTGCCTTGACAAGAGGAAATGTGAAAGCATTGTTGCCCACCAACGCCGCTGTACCATCATACTTATCAACCTCGGCATCAGGGAGAATTCTAGGTTCGAGAAGAGAGTCTGCACCCACAGAAACGGTGTCGAAGTGGTCATCCACGACAAAGCCCTTAGGAGCAGGGTAAATGCCCGCTTCGTTCAAAAACAACCTCACGCTCTCTGGCAAGCTGTTCTCCAGAGACAGCACTGCCACGATGTTACCGCccttgttgaaaaagtcaAGCAACTTGAACTTATCCACAATACCGGTAGCGGCTGCGGTACGTTTTGTAGAAGGCAAAAATACCAAGTGGTGATAAATGGCATCCTCACCCAAGAAGAGCTGGGCTTCCTCATCACTGTAGTCAACGAAAGAGAGCTTGAAGTCCTCGTTCACCTTGAACAAATCAGCTGGTACGTTCTCAGGCAGAGTCAAGGAAGAGTCGtacatcaccaaaaccTGTTTATTGCTCCAGGAGGCTGTGGTGAGGGCCAATGCCGACGACACAAGCACAAAAAGTGCGTATAGCGAAAACCTGGCCGGGAAAAACATCGGAAGACTGGTTTTTGGCGAAGTTGAAGTAGTGGAGAGAAAGTTGGTAGGCGAGCTTTCGGATTGACGTGTGCGCACTGTGTGTAGGAGCAAGCTGGTGGCACTCCAAGGagaaaaggtgaagatTTCGGAAGGTAGACTTAAAATTGAGTATACAAGTCGTCTGTTTGAATATTGGGTGATTATGTGGATTCTTAGTCATCTCTTTTGTTCTGAAGGGTGTAGGCTAAGTGAAGGGTCCAGTGCTGGAGCCatagaaatggctgcgaaaaagcgTGGTATGGAGATGTGGGCTGTATAATACGACGGTGGCGAAATGAGGGCATTGTGCTTTGTAGATGATATTGACTACTTTGAAGGTGTAAGGAGATGACAAGTATATTACGACTAATATACATGTGGCTTTTCTGGCATAAATCAGCCTTAAACAGAACAAGGGCGACTAATATTCATACACAAGAGAGGCCCTTCATTGTTTAATCATTTTATAAAAGGTAATTCAGTGGCATTTAATGGAAGATTTAGCTAAATCTCTATGAATTGAGGTTCAAGCCCTCTGACTTGGACAATATTGAAGGACCTATTTTTGGCATAGGTCGAGGGCCGCTTTAATTTACACCTCGTGAGAGTATCCTGGTTCTCAAAATATATCATAATTTGGCTTCTACATTTATAGCAGATTAGCTTTATAAAGAGGGTAGTACGTCGGTTTAAGAAACTCAAAAGGGTTAGGTAAGTATTTGCGATTTGTCTTCAAAATGGATGAGCCACTGTATAATGAGAAATCAATTGCTTCATCAAAAATCGGAATTGAGCCAATCTTTAATGATAGTATTCAAGGAGGCTAacaagatgaaaagaaactcaatTAAGGTCAATCTAGATGCATAATGGGAGCTCCTTCTTACAGCAGCATCAAGTGCTACTTTGAGGAGTCCAACTCGTACAGTGTTCGATACATGCAcgagaaaagaagatatAGAATTtagaaagagaagagagttGTGTATCGTAATATTCTTCTATTTTAGTAATATAAAAGTCATTGTCCGTTTTGGTCCAATTGAGGTGTTCTCACCTTAGTCCCCCCTTGTGCTTAACTATGGAGACActtttcgcacccattttcttcaataCTCGTTACTCTTCCTCATCAGCTATGATCAAGGTCAAGGTAGAATTCCTCGGAGGTCTTGATGTTATTTCAAACAAAGTCAGAGAGCACCGGTTGACATTGCCTTtggaagaaggagaagcgACCATGAGGGACGTGATAGAACACATTACCAAAGAGATCATCGCCGATGAGAAAGACATCCCGGTGTTCATCGAAGAAGGTACAGTGAGGCCAGGAATCCTTGTTCTCATAAACGATACAGACTGGGAGCTAGAAGAGAGGGAGGACTATGTCGTTGAGGCCGGCGACGTGTTTACTTTCACCTCTACTCTCCATGGAGGGTAGACAGAAATGAAACGTCAGATATTGGCTTATTGAGTGCTTCTAGTGGTATCTTAAGATGCCTCAAACCATTTCAAGGCTAGATTATTTGAGAACAAGTGGAGCATTTGAAAATAAGTGGAGCATTTGAGAATAAGTGGAGCATTTGAGAATAAGTGGTTTTACTACGAAGAGGATTTCTTATCCTCCCGATATTGACAATGAAGGATCGCTTGGAAAGCTTATAGAGACAGCAAACGAATAGTATCACCTTCAACGCGCTACACACCGTATGGCAGACATCCATCGTAACTCTTATCTATTAACAATTGCATGGGTCCTTCCTCATGTAGCAGCACATCCAAGCAGCTCTTTTCGCATCTGATCGCTCTCAATATGGTACAATATGGCACCCTAGGAGCCCCTGACCTGGCCAGTCTGGTGTGGGCACCAACACCAATGTGTGCTTGTGCTGTCCTCGAAGCACACTCACACAGATCTCCTTCCCAACGTTGCCCTTCACCTTGTTGCCCACAGCCTGCAACTTGTCGTGGTTCCCAGCATGCACATCATCACCGAACACGAGGATCTTATCGTTTTCTCGTAGTCCACTCTTCTCAGCCGGACTGCTTGCAGCCACGCTTTTCACTAGGGCAAACGGGATGTTGTAAGTGACACGTGGAGCAGCTTCCTCAGCCCGAGTCTCTGTGAGGGCATTTCCATCACCACTCCGAAGCTGCCTCGTCAAGTGCTTCTCGAGAAGCCCTAATATACACTTGTGGTCGTTCCTCAATCTTATGATCTTTGTACGAACTAGCCTCACGGTGACCACGTCAACGTCGCTTCGAGGGAACCCATCGACCACAAGCGGCGAGTCCATGTCGCAATTGCACCGGTGCTTGAGGGTATCGAAAAGAGACGTGAGCTGAAGCTCcacttcctccttcacttGAGCCAACCTGGGGTAGTCGAGCCTTGCGAGTTCTGCGTGGTTGTAATCGTTGACGTCTATATTGAGGCTCTTCATGAGCCCTGTGAAGGCGTCGTCTCTATTGTCAACGGTcattctttgaagttgtGACTTGCGGTGGCAGCTTATGGCAAAATGATCTGAGAAGTGTAGTAGTGCATTCGCGCATCACATAGTTTACCAACTACCAGTTAAGATACGAGACAATGAAAGAACACATGAAAAGGTAGCTTGGCTCATGGATTCCCTGATGCACATTTTCAAGTCTTGAGCTGAATGTTGATTGGCTACTCAGAGGACAACTTGATGGTAAACCAGGTAGCCATTATATGAGGCCCTCGCCATTGCATATATAGTGGCAATGATATACTACAGGGACCATATTCGCTATACCGACTTTCGTTAACTTATCCAAAACCCGTTCATTCAAAGTATCCATATATTCCAAACCAAATCTATCATCATATTTCCCTAGTTGGCGCCACCCCTCGGCGCTCCCCGGGTTACCGTCATCACCCTATCTATCTGTTGCTGAATGCTTCTTTCCAACTCGTATAGGTACTGTTTAAACGCCTCTAGTGCCTGCTCGTCCagagcaaaatcaagggcTCTCGGTTGGGTCATGTTTTAAACCAACCGAATGTCTGGATTCAAGTACCAACAACCCTTGGGATACTTTCACCCCCTTTATATTCCacgtttgcagccatttacGAGCTTGTCAGACCCTGGCTGGCGACTGGGAAATACGAGCTGCACGAGCAGGTGCAACGGCAAGATTAGCTTATGCAGGGGGAAACCGGGAGAATCAGCAATCTAGCACACACACTACTGGTACTAACCGCCTCCTTTTCCCTGGGTTAATGGAGGCTATACACATTCCCCTGAAGATACCCGTTCCCACAGTGTACTGTATGCTCATTTACGAGGTAAGTCCCACCTCGTATTGGGCGAATTGTGGCTTTTATGTGAGACGGCAAGAAAAAACTTTCGAAACAAAGCGATAAGCCAACGGGGAAGCAAGAGAAGCGAGATAGGCACAATGAGGTGGAAGCTGTGAAACATGACGTAGGGAGATCGGGAGGATAGGTGGATGCCGCACGTGCATGTCCACGTGACAGCAGCCTTTGaccttgaaagaaaaaaaagcctcTGCTGCCTGATTGCAAAAGAGCACGTGACCTCGCCTGGCCTCCAGAACCTATCCAGTGAATTGGATTAGTCAGtttcacctttttcaccacTGGTAGCCATGATCTCgctttctcaagagcatATCGACCATTTGAACAAAACGCTTGTGGAACTTTCGCCGCAGGAGGTGCTCCGGTGGGCAGTGGTCACTTTCCCCAATTTGTACCAGACCACTGCGTTTGGCCTCACCGGGTTGGTGATTCTCGACATGATCTCGAAAACGAAGCCTGTGGATCTTATTTTCATAGATACTTTGCATCATTTTCCTCAGACGTACGATTTGGTCAGAAAAGTCCAGGAAAAGTACCAGCCCACACTCCATATCTACAAGCCTAAAGGAGTGGAGAGTGAAGAGGAGTTTGCCAAAAAGCACGGAGACTCACTTTGGGAAAGCAACGACGACTTGTACGATTTTCTAGTGAAGGTTGAGCCTGCCCAGAGAGCTTACAAAGAGCTAGGCGTCAATGCGGTGCTTACAGGGCGCAGAAAGTCTCAAGGCGGAGCCAGAGCAGCGTTGCCTGTGATTGAAGTGGAGGAGCTGAGCGGAATCATTAAGATCAACCCATTGTGGAATTGGGACTTTGCCCAGGTAAAGGCTTACATCACGGAAAATGCAGTGCCATACAACGAATTGCTCGATTTGGGGTACAAGTCCATTGGCGACTGGCACCTGACCGTGGCAGTGGCGGATGGCGAGGACGAGAGATCGGGTAGATGGAAAGGCAAGGCCAAGACGGAATGTGGGATTCACGAAACATCTCGTTTTGCCCAGTACTTGGCCAGCACAAGCTCTTAGGGGGGGGTGAAAATTCAGAATCGCTTAATAAGCAACCTTCAAAGGTACCTGGAGTGCTTcataaagaagaagttgcttttggcttcttctgcaaTTCAGCATGAACTATATATTATTTGATGCTTCTGCGGAATTGTCTGGGATGAGTTTCAGAGGTGAGACTACCCGGACAACCAAGGAACTTGGGAGGTGGATTGCTTCCACTTCCGCACACAGTGGATACAATTCATAGAATATGATACAgcaaacaacaaaaagaaaagtgTAGAGAGGAAAAATAAGTGGGATGTTTTACATTCTCTGtggtttgcagccatcgCCAATTCCGCCTCTGGCAACCTCCACATGGGGTCAGCGCCTTTGGTGGAACAAACTCCGCTTATATAAGCTCTGCAAGTACTCAACGAGTAAACATGATGGTGTTCATCAGTTGTTCAGCGTAAAGAGTGCTTGTTCTGCTATTGTACTCAATGATGCGCTTGTAGATCATATATGCCACATTCAGTCACGAAACTACCTGATGTCAAGAAGTTCGATACGTAAATCACAATTTCAAAGATTAGCTCTTAAGATTCCAAAGCTAACCATTCTCTTTTTATTTCACTGGTGTCTCTAATTCCGCTCACCTCTCCTCGGGTTTAAGCCACTGGGAACGTGCATAGATAAGACGCATGGAAGCGACGTCAAATCCACGGAATTTGACCCTCCAGGGCCCGTTTCACGATTTTTAACACGCATTCTGGCTAAACTGTGAATTCCACTGACGACGCACGTCCTTCATATTTCCCTATTTATCTAGCGCTTGCAGTTCATCTTCCGTTGGTGTCTCTCCACGAAAACACGGAATCGTAGCCTATCGCGGTAATGCGGAATCTATATATGAGCTCACTATTTCACTACAAATACAACTTAGAACCCCGACATAGATCCTTTAACCTGGCCAACATGATTAAAGAGATCCTAATAGATGGATACAGGCTCGTTTATGCTCAGCAGACGCCTGTTTTGGCAGCGATCCTAGTGCTTTTCGCTGCCTACACtttcattttgcacccatttttCATCTCTCCCTTGAGACATGTGCCTGGACCTTACTTGAACCGAATTTCGAGCATTCCCTTCATGAAAGCCGCCTGGGGTGCATCTCTTGTGAGGAAAACTCATCTTTTGCATGCTAAGTATGGCGATGTTGTGTTGTTGGCGCCCAAGATGATGGCCTGCAACGGCGACCCAAAGTACTTGCACGACATCTACACCAAGAACATGCCCAAACTGCGGTTCTACGAGAATTTCCTGAACCACGGCAACAGAAGGAACATCTTCAGCACATTGACGAACCCAGAGCAcctcaagctcaagaaaatcatccaGAACTTGTACCTGAAGGGCGCAGTGCTCAAAAACGTCAACCGCCAGAACTTAATAGAGAAGGTGACGTTTTTGATGCAAGACTTGCGCCTCAACGACAGCACGCCTGTAGATGTGTTCACGCTTTTCGCTGCTTTGGCGATGGACGCTGTGAGTGGATTTGAGGTCGGGTTGCAAAACAGCACCGAtctcttgttgaagccagaAAAAAGACCCATCATCGCCTCGTTCAGGAACATCTCCTCCATGGGCTTCTGGACCACAAGAATGCCATGGTTTTGGCGCTGGGCCGCCACAGACCAGATCTTGCTGGATGTGGAGGTGTGTGAAAAATTCGAGATGGACTTGTACAATAAAGCCGAGGCAAATGTTCCCGAGAGGCAGCCCAACGTGAATTTGACTACGCTAGAGGCACTTAAAAAAAGCGGCGTTCGTGGTTTGAACGCCTACTCTTTGCTCACAGACAATCTTTTTGCTGGCCACGAAACCACAGCGGTCCTGATGACATACATGTGCTACCAGCTTTCACGGCCCATCAACAGGAAACGGCAGCTTAAGCTCCACGAGGAAATTAGAAATAGCTTTGGACCCGTTTCTGACGACATCATCGACGACATCGAAACTGTCGACAAACTTCCATACTTGGATGCTGTGCTCAAAGAAACAATGCGTGTGCACGCAGCGATTCCAGGGTCAGAGCCTCGTGTTTGTGATAAACCGTACGAGGTGAACATAAACGGCAAGCGTGTGGTTATTCCTGCGGGCACTGAGATTTCTTGCCAGCCATACTCTATGCACAGAGTAGAGCTGGTGTTCCCACGGCCTGATGAATGGATCCCAGAGCGCTGGCTCCAGGGAGATAATGAGAATTACGAGGAATATACTGCCAGAACGCTGCACATGAACAAGTACATGTTCCCATTTGGCAAGGGGATTAGAATGTGTCTTGGAAtgaacttggccttgactGAGATGAAGCTAGCGTGCGCTAACATGTACTGGAGATACAATTCCATCATAGACCCCAAATGGTGTCGTGGCAGAGGAAGCGACAATACCACCCTCCCCATGGGTCACGAGTATTATAGTAAAAAATGTGAGCAAGGTATCATGGCCATGGCTGATGCATATACTACTCGCCCAGAAGGCGAAGAGTGCTGGCTCGTGTGGTCGGAGATAAGCGGAAACTGAATGGGGTTGACGAAAAAGACATCGAAAGGAGTCAAGAATTGCATGGATTATCTATCTGAAGATGGGTCTCCAGATTTATGTAGAGATGTATCTAAATCCACTGACTAGATAAGCGTGCATATAAGGGGCATTGGTGCATAATCTCTGTACGGGGCTCATAACCAAAATCCTTTTATACATAAGGAGAGACCCTGTTGAGAGggctctttttctttattaatgagatcttgttgaaagagtCTCTTCTTGTACTATACCAGACATCCCAGCAGCAATAGATAGCCACAAATGTGACAAGAAAGATCCCATAGTTATGAGTCTTTTCAGCTATCTGACTTCCCATcaccagaaaaagaagaagtagaTTAGAACACGTCTTGAAACTACCTCCACGGTTCCAAAAATTAGATCATGCGTAGTGCCCTGCATCTGAATCCTGCAATGCACTTTTTCCCAGCTGTCAGATCTCACCAGATTGGGATCCTCCagaaaaccaaaagaagcaggtacccagcttctttttccaagcagcagcaactGACACTGATTTTGTGTCATCCAACAAATGAAGCATAAAACCACCAACCCAACAAAATAGCAGCGATTTGCCTAGAATGCAAATATTAGTAGTACGACTTGGCTGCTCAGAAGTAGCAGACCAAGAAGCCCTGAAAACCAAACGCAGCACTCCCCCCAAGAAACCCTCCTTCTCTTAAAGAAAAGGGACCACATGTGTCTTATAAACACTACGATTTGGCCATCGTGGTCTTTGttggccaaaaagaaaacccGAAACATTCGAGTTTTTAACTCCCCCAGATACCCACTTCTCGAACAGAGAAGGACCACTTGTGCCGCCCAAACACTCCGACCAAGCCATTGTggtctttttttttggcctGGAAGAACCTCCTCCTCCCTATAAGAGCTAGCTCTTATATAAAAATTCCCCCAGATAACCCACTCTCCAAAATATGGAGAAGACCAATTCGAAATAAGTTCCAGCTGTGGTCCTGCCAGCCAAAACTGCCTAAGAGGTGAGATCTTATACACTTTGGGAGGCTCCAGGTACCGCAGAACCTCCTTATATACCCTGGTCAATACCAGTCCGAGTCAGTGACTGGCATCAGCCAAACTCATCAGCAccaacagcaccaacagcaccaacatTCCCAACAAGTCCGCAGTATTCCACCGAATAACTATTTGCGCTAGAGAA contains:
- the MET16 gene encoding phosphoadenylyl-sulfate reductase (thioredoxin) yields the protein MISLSQEHIDHLNKTLVELSPQEVLRWAVVTFPNLYQTTAFGLTGLVILDMISKTKPVDLIFIDTLHHFPQTYDLVRKVQEKYQPTLHIYKPKGVESEEEFAKKHGDSLWESNDDLYDFLVKVEPAQRAYKELGVNAVLTGRRKSQGGARAALPVIEVEESSGIIKINPLWNWDFAQVKAYITENAVPYNELLDLGYKSIGDWHSTVAVADGEDERSGRWKGKAKTECGIHETSRFAQYLASTSS
- the WBP1 gene encoding dolichyl-diphosphooligosaccharide-protein glycotransferase; protein product: MFFPARFSLYALFVLVSSALALTTASWSNKQVLVMYDSSLTSPENVPADLFKVNEDFKLSFVDYSDEEAQLFLGEDAIYHHLVFLPSTKRTAAATGIVDKFKLLDFFNKGGNIVAVSSSENSLPESVRLFLNEAGIYPAPKGFVVDDHFDTVSVGADSLLEPRILPDAEVDKYDGTAALVGNNAFTFPLVKAPKTSYTVNPKDASLTAEKTWTLGEQGFLAAAFQGLNSARLAWVGSEQLLTKELVKWTFQEKGVLKLQFVEHYRADEPGLSNRTQYRIKNDVVYTAGVSEWKDGKWVPYVPATEDDVLQLSFKMLDPYHRLNLTILGPGASEENGPNDLNIFYVNFTTPDHHGMFTFELDYKRPGLTFIEDRRVVSVRHLANDEYKRSWDIPNSWLYMTSFAAVVSAWFLFVMNFMYIGEKRPTSAEKETTEKK
- a CDS encoding tubulin-binding prefolding complex subunit GIM4, whose product is MSEQKQSEEQRTQALQLQFNQYQEALTELQSQLSSISSQAQEHAIVDQTLSSIPPEKREGRKCFKMIGGVLVEKSVDDVIKLLDEEKKELEKTKTTIEKELVETKKKMDEWMTKNKVKVMRQ
- a CDS encoding ubiquitin-related modifier URM1; this encodes METLFAPIFFNTRYSSSSAMIKVKVEFLGGLDVISNKVREHRLTLPLEEGEATMRDVIEHITKEIIADEKDIPVFIEEGTVRPGILVLINDTDWELEEREDYVVEAGDVFTFTSTLHGG
- a CDS encoding cleavage polyadenylation factor subunit PFS2 gives rise to the protein MSQRYQQNIDQQLQAQEKKGLHRRTLDHGNSMGRWYLRKAFGDTNYSIGEVRPESSYLIDLLPALAYKRGKINTNPAVLEVQSKFVHLSSNKAKHSINTVKWTPEGRRLVVASHSGEFTVWNGMTFNFETIMQAHDSAVLALKYSHNDEWLLSGDQDGTIKYWQPNFNNVNIVQAHKDAVRDIAFSPNDTKFLSCSDDSSAKIWNFNNGKEERTLSGHHWDVKCADWHPNLGLVVTGSKDNLLKLWDPRSAECVTTLHGFKNTVMKTKFQKEGTNRLLASVSRDRSCRIFDLRTMSDFVVIRDAEADLSSVEWHPVHPCLITTGAYDGSMAHYILDKYIPDDEDLRGKSVEAVHRIPYAHERAIHALEYHPLGHILCSAGNDRSARFWSRARPNDPRAFKDPPYTNDKNGAWYYAVNNNVNAVLEDVPTTSFNASYTNENNVVPGLGSLTSSIPGLGEGASA
- a CDS encoding acireductone dioxygenase (Ni2+-requiring) — translated: MVAIYYHDNLDTPENFTEDHDSGVPVPEERLSEIGVFYRYIDNMEDLEKIAKERDYKNRDQIALNLDTFKGDQKAFDAKMAQFYKEHYHEDEEIRYILDGEGFFDVRDPEDRWIRAKLNKGDLLILPAGIYHRFTLSKRLQYVKAMRLFKDEPKWEAINRDEGRNTEARLEYSKSVASAA